One genomic window of Gossypium hirsutum isolate 1008001.06 chromosome D11, Gossypium_hirsutum_v2.1, whole genome shotgun sequence includes the following:
- the LOC107911062 gene encoding zinc finger BED domain-containing protein RICESLEEPER 2-like produces the protein MSYNSEQGHYSCSCTGSSSPMTVIEGNEISYARDTTHERPTPKEAESLDDIEVSTYTRRNRKKTSIIWQELTVVKLADGTKRVQRNHCKIKLSKNKDVKADCWTCYEVEKKRLNGLLKIVDRISITTDMWKSGQKIQYMVLTAHFVDSNWNLQKGVLNFVDVPPLHSGVFVYDALYKCLQDWGIEGKVCSISMDNASYNDAAVRMLKDSLSFRKRLSLNGKLFHVRCCAHILNLLVHDGLSKIEDVIDNVRESVKHIIASTMHLTMFSDIVKQL, from the exons ATGTCTTATAACTCGGAACAAGGTCATTATTCCTGTTCATGTACTGGTTCTTCATCACCAATGACTGTCATTGAAGGAAATGAAATTTCCTATGCTCGGGATACTACTCATGAAAGACCAACCCCTAAGGAGGCTGAGAGTTTGGATGATATTGAAGTTTCCACTTATACGAGGAGAAATAGAAAGAAGACATCAATTATTTGGCAGGAACTGACCGTAGTTAAGCTTGCTGATGGGACCAAAAGAGTGCAGCGTAATCATTGTAAGATTAAACTTTCTAAGAACAAGGATG TCAAAGCTGATTGTTGGACATGTTATGAGGTTGAGAAGAAGAGGTTAAATGGGTTGTTGAAGATAGTGGATAGAATTAGCATTACAACTGATATGTGGAAGTCGGGTCAAAAGATTCAATACATGGTCTTGACAGCTCATTTTGTGGACTCGAATTGGAATTTGCAAAAAGGAGTTTTGAACTTTGTTGATGTGCCTCCTTTGCATAGTGGAGTTTTTGTATATGACGCATTGTACAAATGCTTACAAGACTGGGGTATTGAAGGGAAAGTGTGCTCAATTTCCATGGACAATGCTTCTTACAATGATGCAGCTGTAAGGATGTTGAAAGATAGCCTTTCATTTCGTAAAAGGCTTTCTTTGAATGGGAAATTGTTTCATGTCCGTTGTTGTGCACACATCTTGAATCTATTGGTGCATGATGGCCTTTCTAAAATTGAAGATGTAATTGATAATGTAAGGGAAAGTGTGAAGCACATCATAGCATCCACTATGCATTTGACTATGTTCAGTGATATTGTTAAGCAACTttag